The following coding sequences are from one Cyanobium sp. AMD-g window:
- the cobJ gene encoding precorrin-3B C(17)-methyltransferase — translation MLQQLTDAGILQTVRGPEDGAAAVWLAEHWGSAEAVVAVGACGLMTRLIAPLISDKDSDPAVLVVDPNGRFVVPLLGGHAAGGDRLSQTIAALVGGEAVLTGASAARGQLPLDAFGQAWGWRRGGGDWRGLMVESARGNRISLRQESGNSLWQALEAAGSAETAGPADLVVSPHGGDGCRWHPPVLWLGLGCERNTSLAVLERLVAEGLAQQGLAPESVAGLASIDRKGDEPALLALAQQRGWPLRLYEAHTLAGVTVPHPSEAVAREMGTPSVAEAAALQAASQAGGAPRLLLAKTIGRAGAGERGAATLAVALAERQWAPQRGSLHLVGSGPGAIALLSGEARQALAATTVWVGYGLYLDLLEPLRRPDQLRREGRLTEETARCAEALDLARQGLDVALISSGDSGIYGMAGLALELWLQLPVLDRPAFTVHPGLSALQLAAARAGAPLMHDFCTISLSDRLTPWEVIERRLRGAASGDFVVALYNPRSLGRPWQLGRAIELLGEGRPASTPVLLARQLGRAEEALSLHTLGSLPQEQVDMLTLVLVGNSSTRVQDGRMVTPRGYPGAALA, via the coding sequence ATGCTGCAACAGCTCACCGATGCCGGCATCTTGCAGACCGTGCGCGGCCCGGAGGATGGGGCGGCGGCCGTCTGGCTGGCGGAGCACTGGGGGAGCGCCGAAGCGGTGGTGGCCGTTGGGGCCTGCGGTCTGATGACCCGGCTGATCGCTCCCCTGATCAGCGACAAGGACAGTGATCCGGCCGTGCTGGTGGTGGATCCCAACGGCCGGTTCGTGGTGCCGCTGCTGGGGGGCCATGCCGCCGGTGGCGATCGGCTCAGCCAGACGATCGCCGCCCTGGTCGGCGGCGAGGCCGTGCTCACCGGCGCCAGCGCCGCCCGAGGCCAGCTGCCCCTGGATGCCTTCGGCCAGGCCTGGGGCTGGCGCCGGGGCGGGGGCGACTGGCGCGGCCTGATGGTGGAGTCGGCCCGCGGCAACCGGATCAGCCTGCGGCAGGAGAGCGGCAACAGCCTCTGGCAGGCGTTGGAGGCCGCCGGCAGCGCAGAGACGGCCGGCCCGGCAGACCTGGTGGTCAGCCCCCACGGTGGCGATGGCTGCCGCTGGCATCCCCCCGTCCTCTGGCTGGGCCTCGGCTGCGAGCGGAACACGAGCCTGGCCGTGCTGGAGCGCCTCGTGGCGGAGGGACTGGCACAGCAAGGGCTGGCCCCCGAATCCGTGGCCGGCCTGGCCAGCATCGATCGCAAGGGGGATGAGCCCGCCCTGCTGGCCCTGGCGCAACAGCGGGGCTGGCCCCTGCGGCTCTATGAAGCCCACACCCTGGCGGGGGTGACCGTCCCCCATCCCTCTGAGGCGGTGGCCAGGGAGATGGGCACGCCGAGCGTGGCCGAAGCCGCCGCCCTCCAGGCGGCGTCCCAGGCCGGGGGAGCACCCCGCCTGCTGCTGGCGAAGACCATCGGGCGCGCCGGGGCCGGGGAGCGGGGTGCCGCCACCCTGGCGGTGGCCCTGGCCGAACGCCAGTGGGCCCCGCAGCGGGGCAGTCTGCACTTGGTGGGCAGCGGTCCGGGTGCGATCGCCCTGCTCAGTGGCGAAGCCCGCCAGGCGTTGGCCGCCACGACGGTGTGGGTGGGCTACGGGCTCTACCTCGACCTGCTCGAACCGCTCAGGCGGCCCGACCAGCTGCGTCGCGAGGGCCGCCTGACCGAGGAGACGGCCCGTTGCGCCGAGGCCCTCGACCTGGCCCGCCAGGGCCTCGACGTGGCGCTGATCTCCTCAGGAGACAGCGGCATCTACGGCATGGCGGGGCTGGCCCTGGAACTCTGGCTGCAGCTACCCGTCCTCGACCGACCCGCCTTCACGGTGCATCCGGGGCTCTCGGCCCTGCAGCTGGCCGCCGCCCGGGCCGGCGCCCCGCTGATGCACGATTTCTGCACGATCAGCCTCAGCGACCGCCTCACCCCCTGGGAGGTGATCGAACGGCGGCTGAGGGGCGCCGCCAGCGGCGATTTCGTCGTGGCCCTCTACAACCCCCGTTCCCTGGGCAGGCCCTGGCAGCTGGGCCGGGCCATCGAACTGCTGGGCGAGGGGCGACCGGCCAGCACGCCGGTGCTGCTGGCCCGTCAGCTGGGACGGGCCGAAGAGGCGCTCAGCCTGCACACCCTGGGCTCCCTGCCCCAGGAGCAGGTGGACATGCTCACCCTGGTCCTGGTCGGCAACAGCTCGACCCGTGTCCAGGACGGCCGCATGGTGACCCCCCGGGGCTACCCGGGGGCGGCTCTGGCCTGA
- the psaA gene encoding photosystem I core protein PsaA, with translation MTISPPERGKKAKDMVDRNPVPVDFDVLGKPGHFDRSLAKGPKTTTWVWNLHANAHDFDSHTSDLEEVSRKIFSAHFGHLAVIFIWLSGAFYHGARFSNYTGWLADPLHVKPSAQVVWPIFGQEILNGDVGAGFHGIQITSGLFHVWRAWGFTSEFQLLCTAIGALVMAGLMLNAGVFHYHKAAPKLEWFQNVESMLNHHLAGLLGLGSLSWTGHLLHVSLPTTQLMDAIDAGSPLVLNGKTIASVADIPLPHEFLNQDLLTQLFPGFGAGISAFFTGNWAAYSDFLTFKGGLNPVTGSLWMTDIAHHHLAIAVLFIVAGHMYRTNWGIGHSIKEILEGQKGDPLLFPAPKGHDGLYEFLTTSWHAQLGLNLALLGSLTIIVAHHMYAMPPYPYIGIDYPTQLSLFTHHMWIGGFLIVGAGAHSAIALIRDYDPAKNIDNVLDRVLKARDALISHLNWVCIFLGFHSFGLYIHNDTMSALGRPQDMFSDTAIQLKPVFAQWIQGLHAAAAGTTAPNALAGVSEVFNGTIVAVGGKVAAAPIPLGTADFMVHHIHAFTIHVTVLILLKGVLYARSSRLVPDKANLGFRFPCDGPGRGGTCQVSAWDHVFLGLFWMYNSLSIVIFHFSWKMQSDVWGTVNADGTVQHITNGNFAQGAITINGWLRDFLWAQAAQVLNSYGSSSSAYGLMFLGAHFVWAFSLMFLFSGRGYWQELIESIVWAHNKLKVAPAIQPRALSITQGRAVGVAHYLLGGIATTWAFFLSRLIAVG, from the coding sequence ATGACCATCAGCCCACCAGAGCGTGGGAAAAAGGCGAAGGACATGGTTGACCGGAACCCCGTTCCCGTCGACTTCGATGTTCTCGGCAAGCCCGGGCACTTCGATCGCTCCCTCGCCAAAGGTCCCAAAACCACCACCTGGGTTTGGAACCTCCACGCCAACGCTCACGATTTCGACAGCCACACGAGCGATCTTGAAGAGGTCTCCCGGAAGATCTTCAGCGCTCACTTCGGCCATCTGGCCGTCATCTTCATCTGGTTGAGCGGCGCCTTCTATCACGGAGCCCGCTTCTCCAACTACACCGGCTGGCTGGCCGACCCCCTGCACGTCAAGCCCAGTGCCCAGGTGGTCTGGCCGATCTTCGGCCAGGAAATTCTCAATGGCGATGTGGGTGCCGGCTTCCACGGCATCCAGATCACCTCCGGCCTCTTCCACGTGTGGAGAGCCTGGGGTTTCACCAGTGAGTTCCAGCTCCTGTGCACCGCCATCGGTGCTCTGGTGATGGCCGGCCTGATGCTCAACGCCGGTGTTTTCCACTACCACAAGGCAGCGCCGAAGCTGGAGTGGTTCCAGAACGTTGAGTCCATGCTCAACCACCACCTGGCCGGCCTGCTCGGGCTCGGGTCCCTGTCCTGGACAGGCCACCTGCTGCACGTGTCGCTGCCCACCACCCAGTTGATGGATGCCATCGACGCCGGCAGCCCGCTGGTGTTGAACGGCAAGACCATCGCTTCGGTGGCCGACATCCCGCTCCCCCATGAGTTTCTCAACCAGGATCTGCTGACCCAGTTGTTCCCCGGCTTCGGCGCGGGGATCTCCGCCTTCTTCACCGGCAACTGGGCCGCCTACAGCGATTTCCTCACCTTCAAGGGTGGTCTGAATCCTGTGACCGGCAGCCTCTGGATGACCGACATCGCCCATCACCATCTGGCGATCGCGGTGCTGTTCATCGTGGCTGGCCACATGTATCGCACCAACTGGGGCATCGGCCACAGCATCAAGGAAATTCTCGAGGGCCAGAAGGGCGATCCCCTGCTGTTCCCCGCGCCCAAAGGTCACGATGGGCTCTACGAATTCCTCACCACCTCCTGGCACGCCCAGCTGGGTCTGAACCTCGCACTCTTGGGTTCGCTCACGATCATCGTGGCGCACCACATGTATGCGATGCCGCCGTATCCCTACATCGGTATCGACTACCCGACCCAGCTGTCGCTGTTCACCCACCACATGTGGATCGGCGGCTTCCTGATCGTCGGAGCCGGTGCCCACTCGGCCATCGCACTCATCCGCGATTACGACCCGGCCAAGAACATCGACAACGTGCTGGATCGGGTGCTGAAAGCCCGTGACGCCCTGATCAGCCACCTCAACTGGGTGTGCATTTTCCTGGGCTTCCACAGCTTCGGCCTCTACATCCACAACGACACCATGAGTGCCCTGGGACGTCCCCAGGACATGTTCAGTGACACTGCGATCCAGCTGAAGCCCGTCTTCGCGCAATGGATCCAGGGTCTGCACGCCGCTGCCGCCGGCACCACCGCTCCCAATGCGCTGGCTGGTGTGAGTGAAGTGTTCAACGGCACCATCGTCGCCGTTGGCGGCAAGGTGGCCGCCGCGCCGATCCCCCTGGGAACGGCCGACTTCATGGTCCACCACATCCACGCCTTCACGATCCACGTCACCGTGCTGATCCTGCTGAAGGGTGTGCTCTACGCGCGCAGCTCCCGCCTCGTCCCCGACAAGGCGAACCTGGGCTTCCGCTTCCCCTGCGACGGCCCCGGCCGTGGCGGTACCTGTCAGGTGTCGGCCTGGGACCACGTGTTCCTCGGCCTGTTCTGGATGTACAACTCCCTGTCGATCGTCATTTTCCACTTCAGCTGGAAGATGCAGAGCGACGTGTGGGGCACCGTCAATGCCGACGGCACCGTCCAGCACATCACCAACGGCAACTTCGCCCAAGGCGCCATCACCATCAATGGTTGGCTCCGGGACTTCCTGTGGGCCCAGGCCGCCCAGGTGCTGAACAGCTACGGCTCGTCCTCCAGTGCCTACGGTCTGATGTTCCTGGGTGCCCACTTCGTCTGGGCCTTCAGCCTCATGTTCCTCTTCAGTGGCCGCGGCTACTGGCAGGAACTGATCGAGTCCATCGTCTGGGCTCACAACAAGCTGAAGGTGGCTCCCGCCATCCAACCGCGGGCGCTTTCCATCACCCAAGGCCGTGCCGTCGGTGTCGCCCACTATCTGCTGGGCGGTATCGCGACAACCTGGGCCTTCTTCCTGTCCCGACTCATCGCGGTCGGCTGA
- the psaB gene encoding photosystem I core protein PsaB has protein sequence MATKFPSFSRGLAQDPTTRRIWYGIATAHDFESHDGMTEERLYQKLFSTHFGHLAIIGLWVSGNLFHIAWQGNFEQWVADPLHVRPIAHAIWDPHFGQGAIDAFTQAGASSPVNIAYSGLYHWWYTIGMTTNMELYQGSIFMLILSAWALFAGWLHLQPKFLPSLAWFKNAESRLNHHLAVLFGFSSIAWTGHLVHVAIPESRGQHVGWDNFLSVAPHPAGLAPFFTGNWGVYAQNPDTANQVFGTSDGAGTAILTFLGGFHPQTEALWLTDIAHHHLAIGCIFVIAGHMYRTNFGIGHSIREILDAHNPPKGTPGDLGAGHKGLYDTINNSLHFQLGLALASLGVVTSLVAQHMYALPSYAFIAKDYTTQAALYTHHQYIAIFLMCGAFAHGAIFFIRDYDPEANKNNVLARMLEHKEAIISHLSWVSLFLGFHTLGLYVHNDVVVAFGTPEKQILVEPVFAQFVQAASGKALYGMDVLLANSDSIASTAWPNNGAVWLPGWLDAINAGNNSLFLQIGPGDFLVHHAIALGLHTTTLILVKGALDARGSKLMPDKKDFGYSFPCDGPGRGGTCDISAWDAFYLAVFWALNTVGWVTFYWHWKHLAIWQGNVAQFNESSTYLMGWFRDYLWLNSSQLINGYNPMGSNNLAVWAWMFLFGHLVWATGFMFLISWRGYWQELIETIVWAHQRTPLANLVGWRDKPVALSIVQARVVGLAHFTIGYILTYAAFLIASTSGKFG, from the coding sequence ATGGCAACGAAATTTCCTTCGTTCAGCCGGGGTCTGGCACAGGACCCGACAACCCGCCGTATCTGGTACGGCATCGCCACGGCTCACGACTTCGAGAGCCATGACGGAATGACGGAGGAGCGGCTTTACCAAAAGCTGTTCTCCACCCACTTCGGTCACCTGGCGATCATCGGCCTCTGGGTTTCGGGCAACCTGTTCCATATCGCCTGGCAGGGCAACTTCGAGCAGTGGGTCGCCGATCCGCTGCATGTACGTCCCATCGCTCACGCGATCTGGGATCCCCACTTCGGGCAGGGCGCCATCGACGCCTTCACCCAGGCGGGTGCTTCCTCCCCGGTGAACATCGCCTATTCCGGTCTGTACCACTGGTGGTACACGATCGGCATGACGACCAACATGGAGCTCTATCAGGGTTCCATCTTCATGCTGATCCTCTCGGCATGGGCCCTGTTCGCAGGCTGGCTCCATCTCCAGCCCAAGTTCCTGCCTTCCCTGGCCTGGTTCAAGAACGCTGAATCCCGGCTCAACCATCACCTGGCTGTGCTGTTCGGCTTCAGTTCCATCGCCTGGACCGGTCACCTGGTCCACGTGGCCATTCCCGAATCCAGGGGACAGCACGTCGGTTGGGACAACTTCCTCTCCGTCGCGCCGCACCCCGCCGGCCTGGCTCCGTTCTTCACCGGCAACTGGGGTGTCTATGCCCAGAACCCCGACACCGCCAACCAGGTGTTCGGTACCTCTGATGGGGCAGGCACCGCGATCCTCACCTTCCTGGGTGGTTTCCACCCCCAGACAGAAGCGCTGTGGCTCACGGACATTGCCCACCACCACCTGGCCATCGGCTGCATCTTCGTGATCGCCGGCCACATGTACCGGACCAACTTCGGTATCGGCCACTCGATCCGCGAGATCCTCGACGCCCACAACCCCCCCAAGGGGACCCCGGGTGATCTGGGCGCAGGCCACAAGGGCCTCTACGACACCATCAACAACTCCCTGCACTTCCAGCTGGGTCTTGCCCTGGCGTCGTTGGGAGTTGTGACCAGCCTGGTGGCGCAGCACATGTACGCGCTGCCGTCCTATGCGTTCATCGCCAAGGACTACACCACCCAGGCGGCGCTCTACACGCACCACCAGTACATCGCCATCTTCCTGATGTGCGGTGCCTTCGCCCACGGTGCGATCTTCTTCATCCGCGACTACGACCCGGAAGCCAACAAGAACAACGTTCTTGCCCGGATGCTTGAGCACAAGGAAGCCATCATCAGCCATCTCAGCTGGGTTTCCCTGTTCCTCGGCTTCCACACCCTGGGTCTCTACGTCCACAACGACGTGGTGGTCGCCTTCGGTACCCCCGAGAAGCAGATCCTGGTGGAGCCTGTCTTCGCCCAGTTCGTTCAAGCCGCAAGTGGCAAAGCCCTCTACGGCATGGACGTGCTGCTGGCCAACTCGGACAGCATCGCCTCGACAGCGTGGCCCAACAACGGCGCCGTCTGGCTGCCGGGTTGGCTGGATGCCATCAATGCAGGCAACAACTCCCTGTTCCTGCAGATCGGCCCTGGTGACTTCCTGGTCCACCACGCCATCGCCCTGGGTCTGCACACCACGACCCTGATCCTGGTGAAGGGTGCCCTGGATGCCCGGGGTTCCAAGCTGATGCCCGACAAGAAGGACTTCGGCTACTCCTTCCCCTGCGACGGCCCCGGCCGTGGCGGCACCTGCGACATCTCGGCCTGGGACGCCTTCTATCTGGCTGTCTTCTGGGCCCTGAACACCGTGGGTTGGGTCACCTTCTACTGGCACTGGAAGCACCTCGCCATCTGGCAGGGCAACGTGGCCCAGTTCAACGAATCCAGCACCTATCTCATGGGCTGGTTCCGCGACTACCTGTGGCTCAACAGCTCCCAGCTGATCAACGGGTACAACCCGATGGGATCCAACAACCTGGCCGTCTGGGCCTGGATGTTCCTCTTCGGTCACCTGGTGTGGGCCACCGGCTTCATGTTCCTGATCTCCTGGCGGGGTTACTGGCAGGAGTTGATCGAAACCATCGTCTGGGCGCATCAGCGCACGCCTCTCGCCAACCTGGTGGGCTGGCGCGACAAGCCCGTCGCTCTCTCGATCGTTCAGGCCCGTGTCGTGGGTCTCGCCCACTTCACGATCGGCTACATCCTCACGTACGCGGCCTTCCTGATCGCGTCCACGTCAGGCAAGTTCGGCTGA